Genomic segment of Desulfovibrio sp.:
TGCCGCACATGAATGGTCCTTTGTCGGAGTTTGTAAAAATCAGCTGGCGTCAGTTTGCGAAAAGCCGGGCGGCTGTCAAGACGCACGAAACCACGGCCGAACCAACCGGAGCGAAGAGACCGGAATATCCGCAAAAGGCTGGCCGTCCGAAAGTTTCCGCTCTACTCGTAGGTGATCTTCACCCGCCTTGAGAATGTCAGATAGGTCACGCACGCGGACGCTGCCATGAGCCCTGGCAAGGCGTTCGCCGTGATCTCTGTTTCGGCCATCTTCAGGATGTCCGGAGGATACGCCAGAAACTGGGCCACCACGTATTGGACCGCGCTAGCCACCGGGACGGCCAGCCAAGCAATCTTGGCCAGAAGCACTGCGCCCTTCCGGCGACGGTACAGCCGAAGCCCAGCAATAAATATGGAGACACCCAGTACCGAGGCCAGCACGATTTTCAGCATAAGGGCTTTCGCCACCTCGGCTACAATCTCCGCGGGGGGCCCGCCAGGGGCGTTCAGGGCCTTAATGAATGTCAGGTTTTGCGAGACGGTGAAAGCAGCGACCACCGGCACCAGTATGAGCATCACCATACACAAGACCTTGAGCAACCCCTTGACCCCGGTAAGCCTGGCACGAATCTCGCGCTCCTCAGGAGAAAAGGCGGCCTCGCGGGCCACGGTTTCCAGAAATCCTGGGAGATATTTGGTAAGTTCGCGCATGGC
This window contains:
- a CDS encoding XTP/dITP diphosphatase → MTRVVLATRNLGKVRELQAMLEGKDVEVVGLDQFPQIGEIEETGTTFEENARIKAKAVSEATGLIALADDSGLAVDALDGAPGVLSARYSGDNATDASNNEKLLEQMKDVPADKRGCKFISCIVAHAPDGYELVFHGVWFGRLANEPKGENGFGYDPLFLDPELKLTAAEMSPEQKNERSHRGRAMRELTKYLPGFLETVAREAAFSPEEREIRARLTGVKGLLKVLCMVMLILVPVVAAFTVSQNLTFIKALNAPGGPPAEIVAEVAKALMLKIVLASVLGVSIFIAGLRLYRRRKGAVLLAKIAWLAVPVASAVQYVVAQFLAYPPDILKMAETEITANALPGLMAASACVTYLTFSRRVKITYE